A genomic stretch from Argiope bruennichi chromosome 2, qqArgBrue1.1, whole genome shotgun sequence includes:
- the LOC129962072 gene encoding transmembrane protein 220-like isoform X3 — protein sequence MNDMEVIELKEPLRDCNLSNEEEQEQVFVKKSEKQKSAESGGKILWRGTNAMMTLFFVMASGVQFNDPDPFLWVPLYGIAAILTISVTIRPNITASRIWRYMYWIHAAFCIGMLIYVLVALILVATNPKSDGSLNPLTYEEGREMAGIMITSVWLFTCKQSPTIRCIFPRWCQCNKSRPTVQHNAEGHIIDGRASLLYSASTI from the exons ATGAATGACATGGAAGTGATTGAACTCAAAGAGCCTTTAAGAGACTGCAA CTTGTCAAATGAAGAAGAACAGGAGCAAGTGTTTGTGAAAAAATCGGAGAAACAAAAGTCTGCTGAAAGTGGTGGGAAAATATTATGGAGAGGAACAAATGCCATGATGACATTATTTTTCGTAATGGCTTCTGGAGTTCAG TTCAATGACCCGGATCCTTTTCTGTGGGTG cCTCTCTATGGAATAGCAGCTATTTTGACGATAAGTGTGACTATTCGTCCGAATATTACTG cTTCCAGAATTTGGCGTTACATGTATTGGATCCATGCTGCTTTTTGCATTGGAATGCTTATCTATGTTTTGGTGGCATTGATTCTGGTAGCTACAAATCCTAAATCAGATGGTTCTCTTAATCCTCTCACTTACGAAGAAGGACG ggaGATGGCAGGAATCATGATAACTTCTGTTTGGCTGTTTACGTGCAAACAATCTCCTACTATCAG GTGTATTTTTCCTCGTTGGTGTCAATGCAATAAATCGAGGCCTACTGTGCAGCACAACGCAGAGGGACATATCATAGATGGTCGTGCATCTTTGTTGTATTCTGCGTCAACAATATAG
- the LOC129962072 gene encoding transmembrane protein 220-like isoform X1, which yields MNDMEVIELKEPLRDCNLSNEEEQEQVFVKKSEKQKSAESGGKILWRGTNAMMTLFFVMASGVQFNDPDPFLWVPLYGIAAILTISVTIRPNITASRIWRYMYWIHAAFCIGMLIYVLVALILVATNPKSDGSLNPLTYEEGREMAGIMITSVWLFTCKQSPTISYDSPTKLSKKENMVAVAVLFLSLLPLLLWSLCYSDIMSSSYISLCSDFFPEEFSF from the exons ATGAATGACATGGAAGTGATTGAACTCAAAGAGCCTTTAAGAGACTGCAA CTTGTCAAATGAAGAAGAACAGGAGCAAGTGTTTGTGAAAAAATCGGAGAAACAAAAGTCTGCTGAAAGTGGTGGGAAAATATTATGGAGAGGAACAAATGCCATGATGACATTATTTTTCGTAATGGCTTCTGGAGTTCAG TTCAATGACCCGGATCCTTTTCTGTGGGTG cCTCTCTATGGAATAGCAGCTATTTTGACGATAAGTGTGACTATTCGTCCGAATATTACTG cTTCCAGAATTTGGCGTTACATGTATTGGATCCATGCTGCTTTTTGCATTGGAATGCTTATCTATGTTTTGGTGGCATTGATTCTGGTAGCTACAAATCCTAAATCAGATGGTTCTCTTAATCCTCTCACTTACGAAGAAGGACG ggaGATGGCAGGAATCATGATAACTTCTGTTTGGCTGTTTACGTGCAAACAATCTCCTACTATCAG cTATGATTCACCAACAAAATTGAGTAAAAAGGAAAACATGGTGGCAGTAGCTGTTCTCTTTCTCAGTCTTCTTCCTTTGCTTTTGTGGTCATTGTGTTACTCGGATATAATGAGTTCAAGCTATATATCTTTATGTAGCGACTTTTTTCCCGAGGAATTTTCATTTTAG
- the LOC129962072 gene encoding transmembrane protein 220-like isoform X2, whose translation MSLENEDLSNEEEQEQVFVKKSEKQKSAESGGKILWRGTNAMMTLFFVMASGVQFNDPDPFLWVPLYGIAAILTISVTIRPNITASRIWRYMYWIHAAFCIGMLIYVLVALILVATNPKSDGSLNPLTYEEGREMAGIMITSVWLFTCKQSPTISYDSPTKLSKKENMVAVAVLFLSLLPLLLWSLCYSDIMSSSYISLCSDFFPEEFSF comes from the exons ATGAGTCTCGAAAACGAAGA CTTGTCAAATGAAGAAGAACAGGAGCAAGTGTTTGTGAAAAAATCGGAGAAACAAAAGTCTGCTGAAAGTGGTGGGAAAATATTATGGAGAGGAACAAATGCCATGATGACATTATTTTTCGTAATGGCTTCTGGAGTTCAG TTCAATGACCCGGATCCTTTTCTGTGGGTG cCTCTCTATGGAATAGCAGCTATTTTGACGATAAGTGTGACTATTCGTCCGAATATTACTG cTTCCAGAATTTGGCGTTACATGTATTGGATCCATGCTGCTTTTTGCATTGGAATGCTTATCTATGTTTTGGTGGCATTGATTCTGGTAGCTACAAATCCTAAATCAGATGGTTCTCTTAATCCTCTCACTTACGAAGAAGGACG ggaGATGGCAGGAATCATGATAACTTCTGTTTGGCTGTTTACGTGCAAACAATCTCCTACTATCAG cTATGATTCACCAACAAAATTGAGTAAAAAGGAAAACATGGTGGCAGTAGCTGTTCTCTTTCTCAGTCTTCTTCCTTTGCTTTTGTGGTCATTGTGTTACTCGGATATAATGAGTTCAAGCTATATATCTTTATGTAGCGACTTTTTTCCCGAGGAATTTTCATTTTAG